One window of the Nothobranchius furzeri strain GRZ-AD chromosome 3, NfurGRZ-RIMD1, whole genome shotgun sequence genome contains the following:
- the LOC139068811 gene encoding uncharacterized protein encodes MLPSTLLILSSTLLMQSSTLLILSSTLLMQSSTLLKLPSTLLMLPSTLLILSSTLLMLPSTLLMLPSTLLMLSSTLLMLPSTLLMLPSTLLMLSSTLLRLSSSQLMLPSTLLRLPSTLNQAAFYPTNAAFYPTQAAFYPTQPVFYPTHAVFYPTQAAFYYTHAAFFPSLAAFCPTQTAFYPTQAVFFPTHAAFYPTQPVFYPTQAAFYYTNAVFYPTLAAFYPTQAVFIHTQAAFYPNQAVFYPTQAALYSTQAAFCPTQAAFFPTQAAFYYTNAVFYPTQAAFYPNQAVFYPTQAALYSTQAAFCPTQAAFFPTQAAFYYTNAAFYPTLAAVFYYTHAAFFPSLAAFFPTQTAFYPTQAAFIHTQASFYPTQAVFYYTHAAFFPSLAAFCPTQTAYYPTQAVFYPTHAAFYPTQAAFFPTLAAFFPTQAAFCPTLAVFYPTQTAFDYTHAAFFPFLAAFCPTQAAFYPTQAAFYYTNAAFFPTLAAFFPALAAFCPTQAAFYPTQAAFYAIQAAFYQGTHKQPNNIMVN; translated from the exons ATGCTGCCTTCTACCCTACTCATCCTGTCTTCTACCCTACTCATGCAGTCTTCTACCCTACTCATCCTGTCTTCTACCCTACTCATGCAGTCTTCTACCCTACTCAAGCTGCCTTCTACCCTACTCATGCTGCCTTCTACCCTACTCATCCTGTCTTCTACCCTACTCATGCTGCCTTCTACCCTACTCATGCTGCCTTCTACCCTACTCATGCTGTCTTCTACCCTACTCAT GCTGCCTTCTACCCTACTCATGCTGCCTTCTACCCTACTCATGCTGTCTTCTACCCTACTCAGGCTGTCTTCTTCCCAACTCATGCTGCCTTCTACCCTACTCAGGCTGCCTTCTACTCTTAATCAGGCTGCCTTCTACCCTACTAATGCTGCCTTCTACCCAACTCAGGCTGCCTTCTACCCTACTCAGCCTGTCTTCTACCCTACTCATGCTGTCTTCTACCCTACTCAGGCTGCTTTCTACTATACTCATGCTGCCTTCTTCCCTTCTCTGGCTGCCTTCTGCCCTACCCAGACTGCCTTCTACCCTACTCAGGCTGTCTTCTTCCCAACTCATGCTGCCTTCTACCCTACTCAGCCTGTCTTCTACCCTACTCAGGCTGCTTTCTACTATACTAATGCTGTCTTCTACCCTACTCTGGCTGCCTTCTACCCTACTCAGGCTGTCTTCATCCATACTCAGGCTGCCTTCTACCCTAATCAGGCTGTCTTCTACCCTACTCAGGCTGCCTTATACTCTACTCAGGCTGCCTTCTGCCCTACTCAGGCTGCCTTCTTCCCTACTCAGGCTGCCTTTTACTATACTAATGCTGTCTTCTACCCTACTCAGGCTGCCTTCTACCCTAATCAGGCTGTCTTCTACCCTACTCAGGCTGCCTTATACTCTACTCAGGCTGCCTTCTGCCCTACTCAGGCTGCCTTCTTCCCTACTCAGGCTGCCTTTTACTATACTAATGCTGCCTTCTACCCTACTCTGGCT GCTGTCTTCTACTATACTCATGCTGCCTTCTTCCCTTCTCTGGCTGCCTTCTTCCCTACCCAGACTGCCTTCTACCCTACTCAGGCTGCCTTCATCCATACTCAGGCTTCCTTCTACCCTACTCAGGCTGTCTTCTACTATACTCATGCTGCCTTCTTCCCTTCTCTGGCTGCCTTCTGCCCTACCCAGACTGCCTACTACCCTACTCAGGCTGTCTTCTACCCAACTCATGCTGCCTTCTACCCTACTCAGGCTGCCTTCTTCCCTACTCTGGCTGCCTTCTTCCCTACTCAGGCTGCCTTCTGCCCTACTCTGGCTGTCTTCTACCCAACTCAGACTGCCTTTGACTATACTCATGCTGCCTTCTTCCCTTTTCTGGCTGCCTTCTGCCCTACTCAG GCTGCCTTCTACCCTACTCAGGCTGCCTTCTACTATACTAATGCTGCCTTCTTCCCTACTCTGGCTGCCTTCTTCCCTGCTCTGGCTGCCTTCTGCCCTACTCAGGCTGCCTTCTACCCAACTCAGGCTGCCTTCTACGCTATTCAGGCTGCCTTctaccaag GCACCCACAAACAACCCAACAACATCATGGTTAACTGA